One window of the Chryseobacterium sp. CY350 genome contains the following:
- a CDS encoding peptide MFS transporter: MDTVVQSQTKHPKGLWVLFGTEMWERFNFYGMRALLTLFMVNSLLMKEGDVTIIYGGFLALCYLTPMLGGFIADRFLGNRYCIIVGGALMALGQFLMFMSASTFGSNLGSAQTLMWIALGVIIFGNGFFKPNISSMVGSLYPKQEKSKLDSAFTIFYMGINLGAFLGQFICPFLGDVKDSNGLRDIHAFKWGFLAASIAMTIGTLTFILLKNKYVITPEGRPIGGLPSESTAEDFEEGESQTAKFSGKSIGIAVVVFLVTFFGFQYLFVSKVGFGSVGMGEFVKAVIYPFIYSMGLALAYLIMSATENKIERDRIWVIYIVSFFIIFFWAAFEQAGSSLTFIADNQTDRHILGWNMPPSMVQIFNGLFIVVLAVPFSMLWDKLRANKKEPVSPLKQAIGLGLIALSYLIIAYNVKDLGNTGLLAVKWLILLYLIQTMGELCLSPIGLSLVGKLAPKRFASLLFGVFFIANAAGYALSGTLGSILPATGDKFLKAKELGINLQDVLDKKVTLSADQISLLDKEQISTVYNSFAGFEIHNLFEFFMVFVILCGIAGAILALISPILKKMMHGVN, translated from the coding sequence ATGGATACAGTAGTTCAGTCGCAGACTAAACACCCTAAAGGATTATGGGTTCTATTCGGAACAGAGATGTGGGAGCGTTTCAATTTTTACGGAATGAGAGCATTGCTTACCTTATTTATGGTAAACTCTCTATTAATGAAAGAAGGCGATGTTACCATCATATATGGTGGCTTTTTAGCTCTGTGTTATCTAACACCAATGTTGGGAGGTTTTATTGCAGACCGATTTTTAGGAAATAGATACTGTATTATCGTTGGAGGCGCATTAATGGCACTTGGACAGTTTTTAATGTTCATGAGTGCATCAACATTTGGGTCTAATCTGGGATCTGCACAAACATTAATGTGGATTGCTTTGGGAGTGATCATTTTTGGAAATGGGTTTTTCAAACCTAATATTTCTTCGATGGTGGGAAGCCTCTATCCCAAGCAGGAAAAATCTAAATTAGATTCTGCATTTACAATTTTCTACATGGGGATTAACTTGGGAGCATTTTTAGGTCAATTTATCTGTCCATTTTTAGGAGATGTAAAAGATTCTAACGGCCTTAGAGACATTCACGCTTTTAAATGGGGATTTTTGGCAGCATCTATCGCTATGACAATCGGCACATTGACTTTCATTTTACTTAAAAATAAATATGTTATAACACCAGAAGGAAGACCAATCGGTGGTTTACCAAGTGAAAGCACAGCTGAAGATTTTGAAGAAGGCGAATCACAAACCGCTAAATTTTCCGGAAAATCTATCGGTATTGCAGTTGTTGTTTTTCTGGTAACTTTCTTCGGATTTCAGTATTTATTTGTTAGCAAAGTTGGCTTTGGTTCTGTGGGTATGGGAGAATTTGTGAAAGCAGTAATCTATCCATTTATTTATTCTATGGGACTTGCTTTGGCTTATTTAATTATGTCAGCTACTGAAAACAAGATCGAAAGAGATAGAATCTGGGTAATTTATATCGTATCTTTTTTCATTATATTCTTTTGGGCAGCTTTCGAGCAGGCAGGATCTTCATTAACGTTTATTGCAGATAACCAGACAGACAGACATATTTTGGGCTGGAATATGCCGCCATCAATGGTTCAGATATTTAACGGTCTTTTTATTGTAGTTTTGGCAGTTCCATTCAGTATGCTTTGGGATAAATTACGAGCCAATAAAAAAGAACCTGTTTCACCTCTAAAACAAGCAATAGGGCTTGGTTTAATTGCTTTAAGTTATTTAATAATTGCTTACAATGTTAAAGATTTAGGAAATACCGGATTACTTGCCGTTAAATGGTTGATTTTACTATATTTAATTCAAACAATGGGCGAATTATGTTTATCTCCAATTGGTTTGTCTTTAGTTGGTAAATTAGCTCCTAAAAGATTTGCATCACTTTTATTTGGTGTATTTTTTATCGCAAATGCCGCAGGTTATGCTTTATCAGGAACTTTAGGATCAATCTTACCGGCAACAGGTGATAAATTCTTAAAAGCAAAAGAACTGGGAATTAATCTGCAGGATGTTTTAGATAAAAAAGTTACTTTAAGTGCAGATCAAATATCTCTTTTAGATAAAGAACAAATCTCTACTGTTTACAACAGTTTCGCAGGATTTGAAATCCATAATTTATTTGAATTCTTCATGGTATTTGTTATCCTTTGTGGAATTGCAGGAGCAATTTTAGCATTGATTTCGCCAATTTTGAAAAAAATGATGCACGGTGTAAACTAA
- a CDS encoding peptide MFS transporter has translation MKTKHPEGLPYLFFTEMWERFGYYLILGIFVLYMIDSEKGGLAFDDKSADDIFGTFIALTYLTPFLGGFLADRVLGYIKAIYIGGFLMGLGYLGVGFFKELPLFYASLALIIIGNGFFKPSISTLLGNLYNEEPYKANKDAGYNIFYMGINIGAFVCNIIAAFMRNKYGWGPAFMTAGVGMFIGLLVFTIGRQHILKANILKPVQEGDTKISDVLLKVFLPAVIFGLIGWFIPNNIFGSDSTDAFIFACVPVIYFYVMLYVKANAEDKKPIGALLAIFAVSLMFWAVFKQNGTALTRWAKNYTDRTIPAALEKPLESIYLVDVKDYKSQEVSVYDDQYQVKKNEAGDAIKEQGKDIYFRNIPKAERDKLEANPSQQVSLYNTELFQSINPGWVIILTPVVVAFFMMLRRKGKEPSTPSKIVLGLFISALSCLVMVGAVYAGQNGLIKVSALWLVAAYGVITVGELCLSPMGLSLVSKLSPPRLTALMMGGFFLSTSIGNKLSGVLASFWYDYDNKANFFIVNCGLLLLATLLGLSILKRLNKIMKEKGVS, from the coding sequence ATGAAGACTAAACATCCTGAAGGGCTGCCTTATCTATTCTTTACTGAAATGTGGGAGCGTTTCGGCTATTATCTTATTCTCGGAATTTTCGTTTTGTACATGATTGACAGCGAAAAAGGCGGATTGGCATTTGATGATAAAAGTGCTGATGATATTTTCGGAACATTTATCGCTTTAACCTATCTGACTCCTTTCTTAGGTGGATTTTTAGCCGACAGAGTTCTAGGATACATTAAAGCCATTTACATTGGTGGATTTTTGATGGGATTAGGCTATCTCGGGGTTGGCTTTTTTAAAGAGCTTCCTCTTTTTTATGCTTCTTTAGCTTTAATTATTATCGGAAACGGTTTTTTTAAACCAAGTATTTCTACATTATTAGGGAATCTATACAACGAAGAACCTTACAAAGCTAATAAGGATGCCGGTTACAATATTTTCTATATGGGAATCAACATCGGTGCATTTGTATGTAATATTATTGCAGCTTTTATGCGTAATAAATATGGATGGGGACCAGCTTTTATGACAGCCGGAGTCGGAATGTTTATAGGATTGTTGGTTTTCACGATCGGGAGACAACATATTTTAAAAGCAAATATTTTAAAGCCTGTCCAAGAGGGCGATACTAAAATTTCTGATGTTTTATTGAAAGTATTTTTACCTGCAGTTATTTTTGGGCTCATCGGTTGGTTTATTCCAAATAATATTTTCGGAAGTGACAGTACCGATGCGTTCATTTTTGCATGTGTTCCTGTAATTTATTTCTATGTGATGCTTTATGTGAAAGCCAATGCGGAAGATAAAAAACCAATTGGTGCTTTGCTTGCAATTTTTGCAGTCAGCTTAATGTTTTGGGCAGTTTTTAAACAAAACGGAACCGCATTGACTCGCTGGGCAAAAAACTATACTGACAGAACCATTCCCGCAGCACTCGAAAAACCTTTAGAATCGATTTATTTAGTTGATGTAAAAGATTATAAAAGTCAGGAAGTATCGGTTTATGACGATCAATATCAGGTTAAAAAAAATGAAGCCGGTGATGCAATCAAAGAACAGGGCAAAGATATTTATTTTAGAAACATTCCAAAAGCTGAGCGTGATAAATTAGAAGCTAATCCCAGTCAGCAGGTCAGTTTATATAATACAGAATTATTTCAGTCTATTAACCCTGGTTGGGTTATTATTTTAACACCTGTTGTCGTTGCATTCTTCATGATGCTTCGTAGAAAAGGTAAAGAGCCAAGTACACCTTCAAAAATTGTTTTAGGTTTATTTATTTCCGCTTTATCATGTCTGGTAATGGTTGGCGCTGTATATGCAGGACAAAATGGGTTAATTAAAGTTTCAGCATTATGGCTCGTTGCAGCATACGGAGTCATTACTGTTGGCGAGTTATGTCTCTCGCCAATGGGATTGTCTCTGGTTTCAAAACTTTCGCCACCGAGATTAACGGCATTAATGATGGGTGGGTTTTTTCTTTCTACATCAATCGGGAACAAACTTTCCGGTGTGTTAGCAAGCTTTTGGTACGATTATGACAACAAAGCCAATTTTTTTATCGTAAACTGCGGTCTGCTTCTTTTAGCAACTTTACTCGGATTATCAATTCTAAAGAGATTAAACAAAATTATGAAAGAAAAAGGTGTAAGCTAA
- a CDS encoding type II toxin-antitoxin system RelE/ParE family toxin, translated as MRRAKIVISENADFDLSEIADWYNEINKKLIWLFLTDFKTKVKYIAENPFSCEIRYGNFRIAYLKRFPFGIHYEFDENRNIVKVFSIFHTSRNPENWQERK; from the coding sequence ATGAGAAGAGCTAAAATTGTTATTTCCGAGAATGCTGATTTTGATTTAAGCGAGATAGCAGATTGGTATAATGAAATTAATAAAAAACTTATTTGGTTATTTTTAACAGATTTTAAAACAAAAGTAAAGTATATTGCTGAAAATCCTTTTTCCTGTGAAATCAGATATGGAAATTTTAGAATAGCATATCTAAAGAGATTTCCGTTTGGAATTCATTATGAATTTGATGAAAATAGAAATATTGTGAAAGTATTTTCAATATTTCATACTTCCAGAAATCCTGAAAATTGGCAAGAAAGAAAATAA
- a CDS encoding S9 family peptidase, producing the protein MKKLLLTLTIVAAFHNISAQEITLDKIYSGYYRGKGIAGITSMKNGENYLVIEQGGIAKYSYKTSQKEGNLVDGNFESYEFSDDESKILLLKESQPIYRHSFLGKFDIKDLKSGKITSLNEGKFVQEPRFSPDATKVSFIVDNNLFYQDINSGKITQITEHGVKNKVLNGLADWVYEEEFGHARLYEWTKNSADILFVKLVETDVPEIYIPIYGKSLYPNEMRYKYPKAGEKNSVASAHIYHLADGKKTKVNLDQFKNYYIPNVVQTSNPDEIVLITSQRTQNASDVLKVNTKTGTATKLFTETDEKWIDTDNVTLEFLEDNSFLWASERDGFRHLYWYDKDGKLKKQVTKGNWEVTDYYGYSPKSKEIFIQTTEKGSINKVISKINIDNGKAQMISNAEGNNSANFSKNYNYFIETSSTVAKPYTYVLKDGSGKTLKELQNNNDQLKKLEADNFTVKEFITIPNEAGDQMNAWIIKPKNFDKNKKYPLFMFQYSGPGSQQVANSWDNGNALWFEMLAQKGYIIACVDGRGTGFKGAKFKKVTYKNLGKYEIEDQITAAKWLGNQSYIDKTRIGIFGWSFGGYMASLAMTKGADVFKTGIAVAPVTNWRYYDSVYTERFLLTPQENPAGYDENSPTTYANLLKGKFLLIHGTADDNVHFQNSMEFSEALIQNKKQFEFMAYPDKNHGIYGGQTRPQLYQKMTDFILENL; encoded by the coding sequence ATGAAAAAACTCTTACTTACCCTTACGATAGTTGCTGCATTTCACAACATCTCAGCACAGGAAATCACTTTAGACAAAATATATTCAGGATATTACCGTGGAAAAGGTATTGCCGGAATCACTTCGATGAAAAACGGAGAAAACTATCTTGTCATTGAGCAAGGAGGAATCGCCAAATATTCTTACAAAACTTCTCAAAAAGAAGGCAATCTTGTTGATGGAAATTTTGAAAGCTATGAATTTTCTGATGATGAATCTAAAATTCTTCTTTTAAAAGAAAGTCAGCCGATTTACAGACATTCATTCTTAGGAAAATTTGATATTAAAGATTTGAAATCCGGAAAAATAACGAGCCTTAATGAAGGTAAATTCGTTCAGGAACCGAGATTTTCGCCTGATGCAACGAAAGTTTCTTTTATTGTTGACAATAATTTATTTTACCAGGACATCAATTCGGGAAAGATAACTCAGATCACAGAACATGGCGTAAAAAATAAAGTACTCAATGGTTTGGCAGACTGGGTTTATGAAGAAGAATTCGGGCACGCAAGATTGTATGAATGGACGAAAAATTCTGCAGACATTCTATTTGTAAAATTGGTGGAAACTGATGTTCCCGAAATTTACATTCCGATATACGGAAAGTCTCTTTATCCAAATGAAATGAGATATAAATATCCGAAGGCCGGAGAGAAAAACTCTGTAGCTTCAGCGCACATTTATCATTTGGCAGACGGAAAAAAGACTAAAGTAAATTTGGATCAGTTTAAAAATTATTACATCCCAAATGTTGTACAGACATCAAATCCTGACGAAATTGTTTTGATCACCTCACAGAGAACTCAAAATGCATCTGATGTTTTGAAAGTTAATACGAAAACCGGAACTGCTACGAAATTGTTTACCGAAACCGATGAAAAGTGGATTGATACGGATAACGTGACATTAGAATTCCTTGAAGACAACTCATTTTTGTGGGCTTCGGAGAGAGATGGTTTCCGTCATTTATATTGGTACGACAAAGATGGAAAGTTGAAAAAACAGGTAACAAAAGGAAATTGGGAAGTGACAGATTATTATGGTTACAGCCCGAAATCGAAAGAAATATTCATTCAGACCACAGAAAAAGGCAGCATAAATAAGGTGATTTCTAAAATCAATATTGATAACGGAAAGGCTCAGATGATTTCTAACGCAGAAGGAAACAACTCTGCGAATTTCAGTAAAAATTACAATTATTTCATCGAAACTTCTTCTACTGTGGCAAAACCCTACACTTATGTTTTAAAAGATGGTTCCGGGAAAACTTTGAAAGAATTGCAGAATAATAATGATCAGTTGAAAAAACTTGAGGCTGATAATTTCACAGTAAAAGAATTTATCACGATTCCAAATGAAGCCGGAGATCAGATGAATGCATGGATCATTAAGCCTAAAAACTTTGATAAAAACAAAAAATATCCTTTGTTTATGTTCCAGTATTCAGGACCGGGATCTCAGCAGGTTGCTAATTCTTGGGACAACGGAAACGCACTTTGGTTTGAAATGCTTGCACAAAAGGGCTACATCATTGCTTGTGTCGATGGCCGCGGAACAGGTTTTAAAGGAGCTAAATTTAAAAAAGTAACTTACAAAAATTTAGGAAAGTACGAAATTGAAGATCAGATTACGGCTGCAAAATGGCTGGGAAATCAATCCTACATTGATAAAACAAGAATCGGAATTTTCGGGTGGAGTTTCGGAGGTTACATGGCGAGTCTGGCAATGACGAAAGGTGCAGATGTTTTTAAAACCGGAATTGCAGTTGCGCCCGTGACCAACTGGAGATATTACGATTCTGTGTACACAGAAAGATTTTTGCTGACTCCACAGGAAAATCCTGCGGGTTATGATGAAAATTCACCAACAACTTATGCCAATTTGTTGAAAGGTAAATTTTTGTTAATCCACGGAACTGCTGATGACAATGTACATTTCCAGAACTCAATGGAGTTTTCTGAAGCTTTAATTCAAAACAAAAAACAGTTTGAATTTATGGCATATCCTGATAAAAACCACGGAATTTATGGCGGACAGACAAGACCGCAATTGTATCAGAAGATGACGGATTTTATTTTGGAGAATTTATAA
- a CDS encoding DUF6496 domain-containing protein — MSKTKYSEKAQEKVGKVMEEFKEGKLKSSSGKKVTDKKQAVAIGISEAREKGLKVPKKKDKKK, encoded by the coding sequence ATGAGCAAAACAAAGTATTCAGAAAAAGCTCAGGAAAAAGTAGGGAAGGTGATGGAAGAATTCAAAGAAGGAAAATTAAAATCATCTTCAGGAAAGAAAGTTACAGATAAAAAGCAGGCAGTTGCCATCGGAATATCTGAAGCACGAGAAAAAGGTTTAAAAGTACCTAAGAAAAAAGATAAAAAAAAGTAA
- the glgP gene encoding alpha-glucan family phosphorylase, translating into MDFKNFKIPYGVNEKYTKKVAYFSMEFAIEQVLKIYSGGLGFLAGSHMRSAYNLKQDLVGIGILWKFGYYDQARNHDQTLQPTWTRKMYSFLEDTGIKFQIEIHSAPVWVKVYYLDPEIFHTAPMFFLSTDVSENDHVSKTICHKLYDANESTKLAQYILLGKGGAKLLDEMNLEREVYHLNEAHGLPAAFHLLKKFNGNLQKVKEKLVFTTHTPEEAGNEKHNLRLCYDMSYFSGLSMEEAKKLEGSDGELFNHSLCALKMARIANGVSQLHGVVSRAMWSKYPGICEIKSITNAQEFKYWGDKELYIAKDENNDTIFDYRKKLLKKRLFKIVADQTGNLFDPNIFTIVWARRFAGYKRADLLLHDKDRFIKLLNNPKYPVQIIWAGKPYPMDYSSISTFNTLVEESKNHKNMAVLTGYELSLSKSLKQGSDLWLNNPRVPREASGTSGMSAAMNGSVNLSTDDGWIPEFAKHGENSFVVPKCDYENMSIYEQDNYDLNKLYEILEEEILPLYYDQPKDWRKVQQNAMNDVKDQFNSDRMADEYYEIMYKQNK; encoded by the coding sequence ATGGATTTTAAAAATTTTAAAATACCTTACGGCGTTAACGAAAAATACACTAAAAAAGTAGCCTATTTTTCTATGGAATTTGCCATAGAACAGGTTCTTAAAATATATTCCGGTGGCTTGGGATTTTTGGCGGGCTCGCATATGAGAAGTGCTTACAATCTGAAGCAGGATTTGGTAGGAATAGGAATTCTCTGGAAATTCGGTTACTACGATCAGGCAAGAAATCATGACCAGACCCTGCAACCTACATGGACGAGAAAAATGTACAGTTTTCTGGAAGATACCGGTATCAAATTCCAGATCGAAATTCACAGTGCGCCGGTTTGGGTAAAAGTATATTATCTTGATCCTGAAATTTTCCATACGGCACCCATGTTTTTTCTTTCTACCGATGTTTCTGAAAACGATCATGTTTCTAAAACAATCTGTCACAAATTATACGATGCTAATGAATCGACTAAACTTGCTCAGTATATTTTATTGGGAAAAGGTGGCGCAAAACTGCTTGATGAGATGAATCTTGAGCGAGAAGTTTATCATCTTAATGAAGCACACGGACTTCCAGCAGCATTTCATTTATTGAAAAAATTTAACGGAAACCTTCAGAAAGTTAAGGAAAAGTTGGTTTTCACAACACATACACCAGAAGAAGCAGGAAACGAGAAACACAATCTGAGATTATGTTATGACATGTCTTATTTTTCCGGATTAAGTATGGAAGAAGCCAAAAAACTGGAAGGTTCTGACGGTGAATTGTTTAATCACTCTCTCTGCGCTTTGAAAATGGCAAGAATTGCAAATGGTGTTTCGCAACTTCACGGCGTGGTTTCTAGAGCAATGTGGAGTAAATATCCCGGAATTTGCGAAATCAAATCGATCACCAATGCTCAGGAATTTAAATATTGGGGAGACAAGGAGCTTTACATCGCAAAAGATGAAAATAATGACACTATTTTTGATTACCGTAAAAAACTTTTAAAGAAAAGACTCTTTAAAATCGTTGCCGACCAGACCGGAAATTTATTCGATCCGAATATTTTTACCATTGTTTGGGCGAGAAGATTTGCGGGATACAAACGCGCAGATTTGCTTCTGCATGATAAAGACAGATTCATAAAATTATTGAATAATCCTAAATATCCTGTACAGATTATTTGGGCAGGAAAACCTTATCCGATGGATTATTCATCAATCTCAACATTCAATACACTTGTAGAGGAAAGTAAAAATCATAAAAACATGGCCGTGCTTACAGGCTATGAGCTTTCTTTAAGTAAATCTTTAAAGCAAGGTTCTGATCTTTGGCTGAATAATCCGAGAGTTCCGAGAGAAGCTTCAGGAACGTCAGGAATGTCGGCTGCAATGAACGGATCTGTCAATCTTTCAACGGATGACGGCTGGATCCCTGAATTTGCGAAGCACGGCGAAAATTCTTTTGTAGTTCCAAAATGTGATTATGAAAATATGAGTATCTACGAACAGGATAATTATGATCTCAATAAATTGTACGAAATCCTGGAAGAGGAAATTTTGCCATTATATTACGATCAGCCAAAAGACTGGCGAAAAGTACAGCAGAACGCCATGAATGATGTCAAAGATCAATTCAACAGCGATAGAATGGCCGACGAATACTACGAAATCATGTACAAACAAAACAAATAA
- a CDS encoding T9SS type B sorting domain-containing protein, with amino-acid sequence MKKTLLLLIFLISQTFFSQADCSTALSVCGNSNITYSPTGIGAVNESLGGCLISGEHNSIWYKLTIATSGTLTFNLVPNDPNADYDWAVYGPNVACGSLGSPIRCNAATVIGVGAATGLNMTSTITNAAGGSATPYCQYMDVLAGQTYYLYIDNWVGAGSSTTAPFSLTWGGTATLASPFTDPALQPNPFVPPGIPAANPADPREILICASPAVFDFSTLTAGILNGNSNFVVSYHTSQNDALAGTSPITTPITVNTTTIYYYSIHYQDPTNPNNPINFCRQIGPFKFKQGNITALDKTIFACNNNKAGTATFNLNSANVFSGSNIVIKYYPTMANLNAGTGQIINSTQYVSAPGTVYALVTTSEGCSDIAVITLSFFAEFTVNDAIIRSCSMIQNVSMASFDLSSASVTTHAGTTKKYYKSLADAISGSNEITPSTNYISPGGVVYVKVSDENGCYNIAKITLEVIPPVYSQILKDKIICIEDRTVLDAGAGFDGYEWNTGATTQTISGVGVGTYWVKLKTGECISYQTVKVYASDQPVVTSIDISNTTVTINVNGGKAPYKYSMDNVNWQDSNIFSNIQRGDHVIYVKDSYDCEPISISIVVPNLINVITPNGDGINDFIDYSALSNKANLIFTIFDRYGNKIFQADRQNNYKWDGTSGNKKVPTGNYWYSVSWNENDKKNTPFKYTGWVLVKNRE; translated from the coding sequence ATGAAAAAAACTTTACTTCTTCTCATATTTCTGATTTCCCAAACTTTTTTTTCTCAGGCAGACTGTTCTACGGCATTATCCGTTTGCGGAAACTCGAATATCACCTACAGTCCTACAGGAATTGGAGCGGTTAATGAATCTTTAGGTGGCTGTTTGATCTCGGGAGAGCATAATTCTATCTGGTACAAATTAACGATTGCAACCAGCGGAACACTTACATTTAATCTGGTTCCTAATGATCCAAATGCAGATTACGACTGGGCTGTGTATGGTCCAAACGTGGCTTGCGGTTCTCTCGGTTCGCCAATTCGATGTAATGCAGCAACCGTCATCGGCGTTGGTGCAGCTACAGGACTGAACATGACAAGTACAATTACCAATGCAGCGGGAGGCTCGGCAACTCCTTACTGTCAATATATGGATGTTCTGGCTGGCCAGACTTATTATCTGTATATTGATAATTGGGTAGGTGCAGGAAGCAGTACCACAGCGCCTTTTTCTCTTACATGGGGCGGAACGGCTACACTCGCTTCTCCGTTTACAGACCCCGCTTTACAGCCAAATCCTTTTGTTCCGCCGGGAATTCCCGCAGCGAATCCTGCAGATCCTAGAGAGATTTTGATCTGTGCAAGCCCGGCAGTTTTTGATTTCAGCACACTTACAGCGGGAATTTTGAATGGCAATTCTAATTTTGTAGTTTCTTATCATACATCACAAAATGATGCGTTGGCAGGTACAAGTCCTATTACGACTCCTATTACTGTAAATACTACGACTATTTACTATTACAGTATTCATTACCAGGATCCCACGAATCCGAATAATCCAATTAATTTTTGCCGTCAGATTGGGCCTTTTAAATTTAAACAAGGCAATATTACAGCACTTGATAAAACAATATTCGCCTGCAATAATAATAAAGCAGGTACAGCAACTTTCAATCTGAATTCTGCAAATGTTTTCTCAGGTTCAAATATTGTCATTAAATATTATCCTACCATGGCAAACCTGAATGCGGGAACCGGCCAGATTATTAATTCTACACAATATGTTTCTGCTCCGGGAACAGTTTATGCACTTGTTACCACTTCAGAAGGATGTTCAGATATTGCAGTGATTACGCTAAGCTTCTTTGCAGAATTTACTGTTAATGATGCAATTATCCGTTCATGTTCAATGATTCAGAATGTAAGTATGGCATCTTTTGATCTATCATCAGCTTCAGTTACCACACATGCCGGAACTACAAAAAAATATTATAAATCTCTAGCAGATGCGATCAGCGGATCAAACGAAATTACACCTTCGACAAATTATATCTCTCCGGGAGGCGTCGTTTACGTAAAAGTATCAGATGAGAACGGCTGTTACAATATTGCTAAAATTACTTTGGAAGTAATTCCTCCTGTTTATTCTCAGATTTTAAAAGATAAAATAATCTGTATAGAAGACCGAACTGTGCTTGATGCAGGCGCAGGATTTGACGGATACGAATGGAATACCGGAGCAACAACTCAAACAATTTCAGGTGTTGGTGTGGGTACGTATTGGGTGAAATTGAAAACCGGAGAATGTATCTCTTATCAAACGGTAAAAGTATATGCTTCTGATCAGCCAGTTGTTACAAGTATCGATATTTCTAATACCACCGTTACTATTAACGTCAACGGAGGGAAAGCGCCTTATAAATATTCTATGGATAATGTAAATTGGCAGGATTCTAATATATTTAGCAATATTCAGCGAGGTGATCATGTAATTTACGTAAAAGACTCGTACGATTGCGAGCCGATCTCAATTTCAATTGTGGTTCCTAATCTTATTAATGTAATCACACCAAACGGAGACGGAATTAATGATTTTATCGACTACTCTGCGTTATCTAATAAGGCCAATCTGATATTTACGATTTTCGACCGTTACGGAAACAAAATCTTCCAGGCAGACCGACAAAATAATTATAAGTGGGACGGAACGTCAGGAAATAAAAAAGTTCCTACCGGAAATTATTGGTACTCAGTAAGCTGGAATGAAAATGATAAGAAAAATACACCATTTAAATATACCGGATGGGTTTTGGTAAAAAACCGTGAATGA
- a CDS encoding nuclear transport factor 2 family protein: MSDLNSLKIDQLEKWFTDESTIWIPPAKEISGKNRILALFRAIFRRYENIEWQVSEIFHLGNEKYFYQTTSFGNMSGSGEYENDICTIVQFSEQGKIIYLSDYFKDTKVF, from the coding sequence ATGAGTGATTTAAATTCCCTGAAAATCGATCAGTTGGAAAAATGGTTTACTGATGAAAGCACAATCTGGATTCCGCCTGCAAAAGAAATTTCTGGCAAAAACAGAATTTTAGCACTCTTCAGAGCAATTTTTAGAAGATACGAGAATATTGAGTGGCAGGTCTCAGAAATATTTCATTTAGGAAACGAAAAGTACTTTTATCAGACAACATCATTTGGAAATATGTCTGGTTCTGGCGAATACGAGAATGACATCTGTACAATTGTACAGTTCTCTGAGCAAGGCAAAATCATTTATCTTTCTGACTATTTTAAAGATACTAAGGTATTCTAA